A single region of the Rhinoraja longicauda isolate Sanriku21f chromosome 12, sRhiLon1.1, whole genome shotgun sequence genome encodes:
- the hemk2 gene encoding methyltransferase N6AMT1 isoform X2 → MFSTPYCTHIGHGEYADVYDPAEDTFLLMDALEKDVKEIQKLCPGICLEVGTGSGVVSVFLASMVGPTSLYLCTDINSLAAACTLESARQNGVNIQPIITDLVTGLLPRLQNQVDVLIFNPPYVVTPSEEVGSHGIEASWAGGERGREVMDRFFPQVSSLLSSQGIFYLVTVQENDPGINWNNNSKRKGVSCNQITC, encoded by the exons ATGTTTTCAACACCTTACTGTACCCATATTGGACATGGAGAATATGCTGACGTATATGATCCAGCAGAGGACACCTTCCTATTAATGGATGCTTTAGAAAAAGATGTGAAAGAAATACAGAAGCTCTG TCCCGGTATTTGCCTTGAAGTTGGAACAGGATCTGGTGTGGTCTCTGTGTTCCTAGCTTCCATGGTTGGGCCTACCTCATTATATCT CTGTACAGATATTAACTCCTTGGCTGCTGCTTGCACGTTAGAAAGTGCCAGGCAAAATGGGGTGAACATCCAGCCAATCATTACTGATCTG GTCACAGGATTATTGCCACGACTGCAAAATCAAGTAGATGTGTTAATATTTAACCCACCTTATGTTGTAACTCCCTCCGAAGAA GTTGGTAGTCATGGTATAGAGGCATCTTGGGCTGGTGGTGAAAGAGGTCGTGAAGTAATGGATAGGTTTTTTCCTCAAGTCTCAAGCCTATTGTCCAGTCAAGGAATATTTTATTTAGTTACAGTTCAGGAAAATGACCCAG GAATTAATTGGAACAACAACAGTAAAAGAAAAGGAGTGAGCTGCAATCAAATCACATGCTGA
- the hemk2 gene encoding methyltransferase N6AMT1 isoform X3 has product MFSTPYCTHIGHGEYADVYDPAEDTFLLMDALEKDVKEIQKLCPGICLEVGTGSGVVSVFLASMVGPTSLYLCTDINSLAAACTLESARQNGVNIQPIITDLVTGLLPRLQNQVDVLIFNPPYVVTPSEEVGSHGIEASWAGGERGREVMDRFFPQVSSLLSSQGIFYLVTVQENDPGKLGENVYRCSNFGKPDC; this is encoded by the exons ATGTTTTCAACACCTTACTGTACCCATATTGGACATGGAGAATATGCTGACGTATATGATCCAGCAGAGGACACCTTCCTATTAATGGATGCTTTAGAAAAAGATGTGAAAGAAATACAGAAGCTCTG TCCCGGTATTTGCCTTGAAGTTGGAACAGGATCTGGTGTGGTCTCTGTGTTCCTAGCTTCCATGGTTGGGCCTACCTCATTATATCT CTGTACAGATATTAACTCCTTGGCTGCTGCTTGCACGTTAGAAAGTGCCAGGCAAAATGGGGTGAACATCCAGCCAATCATTACTGATCTG GTCACAGGATTATTGCCACGACTGCAAAATCAAGTAGATGTGTTAATATTTAACCCACCTTATGTTGTAACTCCCTCCGAAGAA GTTGGTAGTCATGGTATAGAGGCATCTTGGGCTGGTGGTGAAAGAGGTCGTGAAGTAATGGATAGGTTTTTTCCTCAAGTCTCAAGCCTATTGTCCAGTCAAGGAATATTTTATTTAGTTACAGTTCAGGAAAATGACCCAG GCAAGCTGGGCGAGAACGTCTATCGGTGCTCAAATTTTGGAAAGCCTGATTGTTGA
- the hemk2 gene encoding methyltransferase N6AMT1 isoform X1, which yields MFSTPYCTHIGHGEYADVYDPAEDTFLLMDALEKDVKEIQKLCPGICLEVGTGSGVVSVFLASMVGPTSLYLCTDINSLAAACTLESARQNGVNIQPIITDLVTGLLPRLQNQVDVLIFNPPYVVTPSEEVGSHGIEASWAGGERGREVMDRFFPQVSSLLSSQGIFYLVTVQENDPEEIIESLNNFNLEGTMFISRQAGRERLSVLKFWKA from the exons ATGTTTTCAACACCTTACTGTACCCATATTGGACATGGAGAATATGCTGACGTATATGATCCAGCAGAGGACACCTTCCTATTAATGGATGCTTTAGAAAAAGATGTGAAAGAAATACAGAAGCTCTG TCCCGGTATTTGCCTTGAAGTTGGAACAGGATCTGGTGTGGTCTCTGTGTTCCTAGCTTCCATGGTTGGGCCTACCTCATTATATCT CTGTACAGATATTAACTCCTTGGCTGCTGCTTGCACGTTAGAAAGTGCCAGGCAAAATGGGGTGAACATCCAGCCAATCATTACTGATCTG GTCACAGGATTATTGCCACGACTGCAAAATCAAGTAGATGTGTTAATATTTAACCCACCTTATGTTGTAACTCCCTCCGAAGAA GTTGGTAGTCATGGTATAGAGGCATCTTGGGCTGGTGGTGAAAGAGGTCGTGAAGTAATGGATAGGTTTTTTCCTCAAGTCTCAAGCCTATTGTCCAGTCAAGGAATATTTTATTTAGTTACAGTTCAGGAAAATGACCCAG AGGAAATAATAGAGTCATTGAACAATTTTAATTTGGAAGGGACTATGTTTATTTCAAGGCAAGCTGGGCGAGAACGTCTATCGGTGCTCAAATTTTGGAAAGCCTGA